From Calothrix sp. PCC 6303, a single genomic window includes:
- a CDS encoding acyl-CoA desaturase, with protein sequence MTVKSNSHATTGGDSGAIAQPLNWTYIIFFAAFHLLALLAPWFFSWQALFTALFLHWLCGSIGICLGYHRLLSHKSFQVPQWLEYAIAICGALALQGGPIFWVGGHRIHHAHTEDVDKDPYSAKRGFWWSHILWLFYPRPEFFNREIYQKSAPDLARQPFYQWLDRHFLLLQVPLALLLYALGGWSFVIYGIFVKSVLLWHSTWFVNSATHTWGYKTFAADDNARNLWWVSVVTYGEGWHNNHHTYPNVAKSGYKWWEIDPTWWSIRALQRLGLAKKVILYKS encoded by the coding sequence ATGACAGTTAAATCAAATTCCCACGCCACTACGGGCGGAGATTCTGGTGCGATCGCGCAGCCACTCAATTGGACATACATCATATTTTTTGCCGCATTTCATCTGTTAGCGTTACTTGCACCATGGTTTTTTTCCTGGCAAGCCTTATTTACAGCGCTGTTTTTGCATTGGCTATGTGGTAGTATTGGCATCTGCTTAGGATATCACCGATTATTAAGCCATAAAAGTTTTCAAGTACCCCAATGGTTGGAATATGCGATCGCTATTTGCGGCGCTCTAGCACTACAAGGTGGTCCAATATTTTGGGTTGGTGGACACCGGATACATCATGCCCATACAGAGGATGTCGATAAAGATCCCTATTCTGCCAAGCGCGGATTTTGGTGGAGTCACATACTGTGGCTTTTCTACCCACGTCCAGAGTTTTTCAACCGCGAAATATACCAAAAATCTGCCCCAGATTTAGCACGACAACCATTTTATCAATGGCTTGACCGTCATTTCCTCTTGTTGCAAGTTCCTTTAGCTCTATTACTATACGCTTTGGGTGGATGGTCTTTTGTGATCTACGGAATCTTTGTCAAATCAGTATTGCTATGGCACTCAACCTGGTTTGTTAATTCCGCAACACACACATGGGGATATAAAACTTTTGCCGCAGATGATAATGCCCGTAATCTTTGGTGGGTTTCCGTTGTCACCTATGGAGAAGGATGGCACAATAATCACCATACCTATCCCAATGTCGCCAAATCTGGGTATAAATGGTGGGAAATAGATCCTACTTGGTGGAGTATTCGAGCATTGCAGAGATTGGGTTTAGCGAAAAAAGTCATCTTATATAAATCGTAA
- the recN gene encoding DNA repair protein RecN, translating into MLISLRIENFALIDQLELEFGGGLNVLTGETGAGKSIILDAIDAVLGGKVSSRVIRTQTNRALVEGTFSINPNLAAWLSEQEIDLIDDNSIVVSREITAVTSNIRSRSRVNGVLVNRQVMVGLREKLVEITAQGQSVQVGQSNQIRDWLDVYAGDSPNQQRQIVASSFAEYQQVHQALEQRRTSERDRLQQLDLLSYQVQELNEANLTDANELEQLQQESDRLTHVVDLQQMSYTAYQALYQNDGDNPTANDLLGDTESLLTDMIEYDSGLQYLLDMIRDAQTAVSEVAREINTYGEELEADPQRLEEVEARIRELKQICRKYGPSLAEVITHYNRVQAELAALTDSEQSVESLEKQEKVCLDKLTKACSKLTQLRRTAAAQLETQIIKQLKPLAMEKVQFQVGIVPIAPTPAGADKISFLFSPNPGEPLQPLTETASGGEMSRFLLALKACFSQIDAPGTMVFDEIDVGVSGRVAQSIADKLHQISQQQQVLCVTHQPLIAAMADRHFRVSKQIVNQIKGKKENNGNGEERTVVRVAALDNLNKRRDELAQLAGGKSAQDAIAFADSLLNQAANHRQTEAGEKGARGQGARGKTETELD; encoded by the coding sequence ATGTTGATTTCTCTGCGGATCGAAAATTTTGCCCTCATCGACCAGTTAGAATTGGAGTTTGGTGGGGGTTTGAATGTCCTCACAGGTGAAACTGGTGCGGGAAAGTCAATTATTCTTGATGCTATTGATGCAGTTTTGGGTGGTAAAGTATCTAGTCGGGTGATTCGGACTCAAACAAATAGAGCTTTAGTTGAGGGAACTTTCAGTATCAACCCGAATTTGGCTGCTTGGTTGAGTGAGCAAGAAATTGATTTAATTGATGATAACTCCATCGTCGTCAGCCGGGAAATTACGGCAGTGACAAGTAATATCCGCAGTCGTTCACGGGTGAATGGGGTATTGGTAAACCGTCAAGTGATGGTGGGATTGCGGGAAAAGCTGGTGGAAATTACCGCCCAAGGACAGAGTGTACAGGTGGGGCAATCCAACCAGATTCGGGATTGGTTGGATGTTTATGCAGGTGATAGTCCTAATCAACAGCGTCAAATTGTAGCTAGTAGCTTTGCTGAGTATCAACAGGTTCACCAAGCTTTAGAACAACGTCGCACTTCCGAACGCGATCGCTTGCAGCAATTAGACCTATTATCTTATCAAGTTCAGGAATTAAACGAGGCAAATCTCACCGATGCCAACGAATTAGAACAGTTGCAGCAAGAAAGCGATCGCTTAACTCATGTAGTGGACTTACAACAGATGAGTTACACTGCTTACCAAGCTCTCTACCAAAATGATGGAGATAATCCCACGGCAAACGACCTATTAGGGGATACAGAATCATTACTCACCGATATGATTGAATATGATTCTGGATTGCAATATCTCTTGGATATGATTCGGGATGCTCAAACTGCGGTGAGTGAAGTCGCTAGAGAAATTAATACCTATGGGGAAGAATTGGAAGCTGATCCCCAACGTTTAGAAGAAGTGGAAGCCAGAATCAGAGAACTTAAGCAAATTTGCCGGAAGTATGGTCCAAGTTTAGCCGAAGTAATTACCCACTACAACCGCGTCCAAGCAGAATTAGCCGCACTCACAGATAGTGAGCAATCGGTTGAAAGTTTAGAGAAACAAGAAAAAGTATGCCTTGACAAATTAACAAAAGCGTGCAGTAAGTTAACACAACTCAGACGCACAGCCGCAGCCCAATTAGAAACTCAGATTATTAAACAACTCAAACCTTTGGCAATGGAAAAAGTCCAATTTCAAGTAGGAATTGTCCCCATTGCCCCCACCCCGGCAGGTGCTGATAAAATTAGCTTTTTATTTAGTCCCAACCCTGGAGAACCACTCCAACCCCTTACAGAAACCGCATCCGGTGGAGAAATGAGCCGCTTTCTATTGGCTTTGAAAGCTTGTTTTTCCCAAATTGATGCACCAGGGACAATGGTATTTGATGAAATTGATGTGGGTGTATCGGGAAGAGTTGCCCAAAGTATCGCCGACAAATTACATCAAATTAGTCAGCAGCAACAGGTATTGTGTGTAACACACCAACCACTGATAGCAGCAATGGCAGATAGACATTTTAGAGTGTCAAAACAGATAGTTAATCAAATTAAAGGTAAAAAAGAGAACAACGGCAATGGGGAAGAGCGCACCGTTGTCCGTGTAGCTGCCCTAGATAACCTCAATAAACGCCGGGATGAACTGGCACAGTTAGCTGGTGGGAAGTCTGCACAGGATGCGATCGCATTTGCCGATTCGTTGTTAAATCAAGCAGCAAACCATCGTCAAACAGAAGCAGGGGAGAAGGGGGCAAGGGGGCAGGGAGCAAGGGGAAAAACTGAGACGGAGCTTGATTAA
- a CDS encoding TetR/AcrR family transcriptional regulator encodes MSSQLSPARQRIIKTALELFTTQGVTSTTTRQIADLAEVNEVTLFRQFGNKYGLLLALLEESTAFQNLGEYLAKNLYNEGDVSQIIHDYASNALLSLEQVPELMRSLIGEASQYPTENRQVLGRGIKKINQQLGDYLAKAVTQGSLNTNLPPHKLAALLNATIFGYAIIEFTSEFTELWQNQDDFINSLINLFVTQNNLSTPAFSMNTANLELSSEVVDLPGNLVFKILQQARKSGLQDYALAYVLFAAGLSVNEIISLQKTQQIQTPQAHILQISTPTSSRQVPLNQWIMGKHYGVYNNNPLAKWLKSRKDDYPTMFINDKGSSISELEIQQRWQKWTDNMYTPQSRKPTIIQTQHTWRVEMLMRGISIENLTILTGCTDKQLQPYAYRAKEKSAIEQATNLDQKN; translated from the coding sequence ATGTCATCTCAACTCAGTCCAGCTCGTCAACGTATAATTAAAACTGCACTTGAGTTATTTACAACTCAAGGTGTCACAAGTACCACAACTAGACAAATTGCCGACTTAGCAGAAGTAAACGAGGTAACTCTATTTCGACAATTTGGAAACAAGTATGGATTACTTTTGGCACTGCTGGAAGAATCAACAGCATTTCAAAATCTGGGAGAATATTTAGCCAAAAACCTCTATAACGAGGGTGATGTCAGTCAAATTATTCACGACTATGCAAGTAATGCTTTACTGAGTTTGGAACAGGTTCCAGAGTTAATGCGATCGCTTATCGGCGAAGCCAGCCAATATCCTACAGAAAATCGGCAGGTATTAGGAAGAGGGATCAAAAAAATAAATCAACAGCTGGGAGACTACCTAGCAAAAGCAGTAACTCAAGGTTCCCTAAACACGAACTTACCTCCCCACAAACTTGCAGCTTTATTAAATGCCACAATTTTTGGATATGCAATTATCGAGTTTACCAGCGAGTTTACCGAGCTATGGCAAAATCAAGACGATTTTATCAACAGTTTAATTAACTTATTTGTAACCCAAAATAATTTATCCACACCAGCTTTTAGTATGAATACGGCGAATTTAGAATTAAGCTCTGAAGTTGTTGACTTACCAGGCAATCTAGTTTTCAAAATCTTACAACAGGCTAGAAAATCAGGATTACAAGATTACGCTTTAGCATACGTGCTATTCGCAGCCGGATTATCAGTCAATGAAATCATTTCCTTGCAAAAAACTCAGCAAATACAAACTCCACAAGCACACATTCTGCAAATCTCTACCCCTACATCCAGCCGTCAGGTACCCCTCAACCAATGGATAATGGGCAAGCACTACGGAGTTTATAACAATAACCCCTTAGCTAAATGGCTTAAAAGCCGCAAAGATGATTATCCCACTATGTTTATCAACGACAAGGGTTCATCAATATCAGAACTAGAAATCCAGCAACGATGGCAAAAATGGACAGACAATATGTATACACCACAATCTCGAAAACCTACGATTATCCAAACACAACACACATGGCGAGTAGAAATGTTAATGCGTGGCATCAGTATCGAAAATTTAACCATCTTAACAGGTTGTACTGATAAGCAACTCCAGCCATATGCCTATCGAGCAAAAGAAAAAAGCGCCATCGAACAAGCTACTAACTTAGATCAAAAAAATTAA
- the psb35 gene encoding photosystem II assembly protein Psb35: MSILLATIDKATYDWYIQAALVLLAIGGFVAATVIGSIGWYNSKRPAGWEDGEVPGWVPKVKPRTKKTAVSND; encoded by the coding sequence ATGAGTATCTTATTAGCAACAATCGATAAAGCAACCTATGACTGGTACATTCAAGCAGCCTTAGTGCTTTTGGCAATAGGTGGATTTGTCGCCGCAACCGTCATTGGTTCCATTGGTTGGTACAATTCTAAGCGTCCGGCTGGCTGGGAAGACGGTGAAGTACCTGGTTGGGTACCCAAGGTAAAACCCAGAACTAAGAAAACTGCGGTATCTAACGATTAG
- the patX gene encoding heterocyst-inhibiting protein PatX, which yields MRVAISLLATTFVLGSFAINNQGQTFNLKTEVLLSAKPKTNTKPKSSKRPERPPSYRGSGRRELV from the coding sequence ATGCGTGTTGCCATCTCACTTTTAGCTACAACCTTTGTACTTGGTTCCTTTGCTATTAATAACCAAGGGCAAACCTTTAATCTAAAAACAGAAGTTCTATTATCGGCCAAACCAAAGACAAATACAAAGCCTAAGAGTTCTAAAAGACCTGAAAGACCACCATCATACCGTGGTAGTGGGCGCAGAGAGTTAGTATAG
- a CDS encoding HAF repeat-containing PEP-CTERM protein, with the protein MRLISKIALASFSSTILSLATSHPVIAGSIYSVIDLGTVGSNYNGGSANSLNKQGQVVGYSSSVDGDSDRGFIWQNGVIQDLGALNSSEGYNFTYAYSINNQGLVVGQSGDKAFIWEDGNMQSIGTSGSYALGINDQGQVVGQSAGKAFIWKDGIMENFGTDNSYATAINNQGQVVGYSGEQLFIWQNGVMQSFGSSDSRATAINNQGQVVGYSDEGAFIWQNGVMQNLGYLSTDGSHNPSYANGINDKGQVVGQSGSGAFLWENGVMKDLNDLISPRSGWILSYANAINNSGDIVGTGYFDGNYRAFLLKYQPSTSVPESNTTLGLLAVLAVGGISKSRRKQATNLN; encoded by the coding sequence ATGCGTTTAATATCGAAAATCGCTTTAGCATCTTTCAGTTCTACCATACTTAGTTTGGCAACATCTCATCCAGTAATCGCAGGATCCATATATTCAGTTATTGACCTGGGTACTGTGGGTAGTAATTACAATGGTGGTTCTGCCAATAGTCTCAACAAACAAGGTCAAGTAGTCGGTTACTCATCCTCTGTGGATGGGGATAGTGATCGAGGATTTATCTGGCAAAATGGAGTTATCCAAGATCTTGGTGCTTTGAATAGTAGTGAAGGCTACAACTTTACCTATGCCTACAGCATCAATAATCAAGGTCTGGTAGTTGGTCAATCTGGCGACAAAGCATTCATCTGGGAAGATGGAAACATGCAAAGCATAGGTACTAGTGGCAGTTATGCCCTTGGCATCAATGATCAAGGTCAGGTAGTTGGTCAATCTGCTGGCAAGGCATTTATCTGGAAAGATGGAATCATGGAAAATTTTGGCACTGACAATAGTTATGCCACTGCCATTAACAACCAAGGTCAGGTAGTGGGTTACTCTGGTGAACAGCTATTTATCTGGCAAAACGGAGTCATGCAAAGCTTTGGTAGTAGCGATAGTCGTGCCACTGCCATCAATAACCAAGGTCAAGTAGTTGGTTACTCGGATGAGGGGGCATTTATTTGGCAAAACGGAGTCATGCAAAATCTTGGTTATTTAAGTACTGATGGTTCCCACAACCCCAGTTATGCCAATGGAATCAATGACAAAGGTCAGGTAGTTGGTCAATCTGGTAGCGGGGCGTTTTTATGGGAAAACGGAGTCATGAAAGACTTAAATGACCTGATTTCACCTCGTAGCGGTTGGATTTTATCTTACGCAAACGCTATTAATAATTCAGGTGATATTGTCGGTACTGGTTACTTCGATGGGAATTACCGTGCTTTCCTGTTGAAATATCAACCATCAACTTCTGTACCTGAATCTAATACTACACTTGGTTTGTTGGCTGTATTAGCTGTTGGTGGTATTTCCAAATCAAGACGCAAACAAGCTACAAATTTGAATTAA